In the genome of Vicia villosa cultivar HV-30 ecotype Madison, WI linkage group LG7, Vvil1.0, whole genome shotgun sequence, one region contains:
- the LOC131619407 gene encoding uncharacterized protein LOC131619407: MAIMPLTTLILVMVFPIIPNENVEEDDDEETEAQVDDLFTTLFETDAINEEEQQIPVENVYCPPPHLTTLQLTEDQPSFAWPRNPRLPIEGDIAVGNQFKTKTDCVRAISKYHMKQCIDFKVNFSDKKRYEIGCRNATCKFRLLASFRKRSDLWEIGIMNPPHSCSTTMFNQDHRQLSSQIMCQHLMPLVDKDPSTKVSVCISEIVSEFKFTLSYKKTWIARNKAIEQVYGNWENSYNDLPHYLLALKKFVPGTVVEMQTLPVYTDDGTVVNGKQIFHRLFWAFQPSIRGFAYCKPILQVDGTWLYGKYKGTLLMAVAQDGNSNIFPVAFALVEGETADGWGFFLKNLRMHVAPQPGLCLISDRHASIESAYNNPENGWHEPPSVHVYCIRHIAQNFMREIKDRNLRKKVINMGYALNQPTFHYYRNEIGMANGDALRWLDNIPLEKWTRAFDGGRRWGHMTTNLVESMNSVFKGTRNLPITALVRATYYRMGTLFAERGAKWSAVLSSGQTFTESCMKVMKEETAKSSTHHVRIFDYNHNTFSVKETMDHGEGKPMGDYKVNLRDLWCDCGKYQAYRVPCSHVIAACSVVRQDAYALLSDVYRVSNLFGVYSTSFQVLPLDEYWPSFEGDQICHNPLMRRNKKGRPVSSRIRTEMDNYDKLERKCALCRLPGHNRTNCSNVGTSNA, encoded by the exons atggcgattaTGCCATTGACGACGCTCATTCTTGTAATGGTCTTTCCAATCATTCCTAATGAAAATGTTGAAGAAGACGATGATGAAGAAACTGAAGCACAAGTTGATGATCTGTTTACCACTCTGTTTGAAACAGATGCAATCAATGAAGAGGAGCAACAAATTCCAGTTGAAAATGTGTATTGTCCACCGCCCCACCTTACAACGTTGCAACTAACTGAAGACCAACCTTCGTTTGCATGGCCACGGAATCCCCGTCTTCCGATTGAGGGTGACATAGCTGTGGGTAACCAGTTTAAAACAAAAACCGATTGTGTTCGTGCCATCTCAAAATATCATATGAAACAATGTATTGATTTCAAGGTGAATTTTTCTGACAAAAAAAGATATGAAATAGGTTGTAGAAACGCTACATGCAAGTTTCGACTTTTGGCGTCCTTTAGAAAGAGGAGCGACCTATGGGAGATAGGCATTATGAACCCACCACATAGTTGTTCAACAACTATGTTCAATCAGGATCATAGGCAACTTAGCTCTCAGATAATGTGTCAACATTTAATGCCCCTTGTTGATAAGGACCCTTCAACTAAGGTGAGCGTATGTATTAGTGAGATTGTGTCTGAATTCAAATTTACTCTGTCGTACAAGAAAACATGGATTGCAAGGAATAAGGCTATCGAACAGGTATACGGTAACTGGGAGAACTCATACAATGACCTGCCACACTACTTGTTAGCTCTGAAGAAATTTGTTCCTGGTACAGTGGTAGAAATGCAAACACTTCCCGTATATACAGATGACGGAACTGTTGTCAATGGAAAACAAATTTTTCATCGACTTTTCTGGGCATTCCAACCAAGCATTAGAGGGTTTGCATATTGCAAACCTATACTTCAGGTTGATGGTACCTGGTTATATGGTAAGTACAAAGGTACTCTACTAATGGCGGTAGCTCAAGATGGAAATAGTAATATCTTTCCAGTTGCTTTTGCCCTTGTGGAGGGGGAGACCGCAGATGGTTGGGGTTTCTTTCTAAAGAACTTGAGAATGCATGTAGCCCCTCAGCCTGGCTTGTGTTTGATTTCAGACAGGCATGCATCAATTGAAAGTGCTTACAATAATCCAGAGAATGGTTGGCATGAGCCTCCATCTGTACATGTCTATTGTATCAGACATATCGCACAAAATTTCATGAGGGAGATCAAAGACCGTAACCTCCGAAAAAAAGTTATCAATATGG GGTACGCTTTGAACCAACCAACATTCCACTACTACAGAAATGAAATTGGTATGGCTAATGGTGATGCTTTGAGATGGCTAGACAATATTCCATTGGAAAAGTGGACGAGGGCATTTGATGGAGGTCGGCGTTGGGGTCACATGACAACAAACTTGGTCGAATCGATGAACTCGGTATTCAAAGGGACACGTAATCTACCTATTACGGCATTGGTGCGTgcaacatactataggatggGAACACTTTTTGCTGAAAGGGGTGCTAAGTGGAGTGCAGTATTGAGTTCTGGACAAACATTTACAGAAAGTTGCATGAAGGTTATGAAAGAAGAAACGGCAAAATCCAGCACGCATCATGTAAGAATATTTGACTATAACCATAACACTTTCAGTGTGAAGGAGACAATGGACCATGGTGAAGGAAAGCCTATGGGAGATTACAAGGTTAACCTAAGAGATCTTTGGTGTGACTGTGGAAAGTATCAAGCTTACCGTGTTCCTTGTTCACACGTTATTGCTGCATGTTCTGTGGTGCGCCAAGACGCCTATGCTCTACTGTCCGACGTTTACAGAGTCTCAAACTTATTCGGTGTTTACAGCACAAGTTTTCAAGTACTACCATTAGATGAGTATTGGCCCTCCTTTGAAGGAGATCAAATTTGTCACAACCCATTGATGCGGAGGAACAAGAAAGGTCGTCCGGTGAGCTCACGTATTAGAACAGAAATGGACAACTATGATAAGTTAGAGAGAAAATGTGCGTTGTGTCGTCTTCCTGGTCACAACCGAACGAATTGTTCAAATGTTGGAACCAGTAATGCATAG